The following DNA comes from Candidatus Dependentiae bacterium.
TTTCAACAAATCGCGCAACGGTAATTATACGAATAGACTCATCCGACACTAACTTTTTTGTCTTGTAACTAAACAAGTTACAATCAATTGCAGAGTGATGAACTACTATTTTTTGTAAATCACATCCATGCACAACAAGTCGTTTTCTAAAAAAATCACAAACCGATAGAAACAAATCACCCTTTTTAAATAAATTTGTGTATCTTTTTGGATGAGAGCAAAGCGCTCTGCTTACATCTACACCGCGAAAAAAAGTAACCAATTTTCCTTTAAAGCCAAGTACATCTTTTATTGCTACAAAGTCGGCACCACGCATTCCTGTTTGCGCAATAACAATATCTATACTGTTCATATCTGGCCATGTATTATAGTATGTCTTGTTTATCAAATCATATTTGGCAACTGTGCTATGCATTTTTGTTATATCGCCAGGAATTTTTGCTTGTATAAAGACACGATGTCCCCTGCTAATCAATCCAGTAATTTGATTCAGTATAAATGTTTCAGAAAGCTTAGGAAAAATAGGAACTAACATTAAAATCGTAAGCACCGTTTTCATATGATATGGCTACATAAGTCTAAAAAAATTTGCTCCAGCTTATCATTCAGCATTTCTTTTTCATACGTTGCTAAAATTTTTTCTCTACCGGCCTTACCCATTATATGCCACAATTCAGGATGGGAAATTAAATAGCTCAGCCGATCAACCAAACCAAAAACATTTTGCTCTGTCACTAAAAACCCAGAAATACCATGCTCAACAACTTCCGGAATACCAGCATGAAATGTACTAACAACTGGTAATTGGCAAGCCATTGCTTCTTTGAGCGCATTAGGAATACCTTCTTGCGCATAATTTTGGGAAGTAATTGGTGCGAGCAAAAAAATATCTGATGACTGTAAAAGTGCACCCACTTCAAGATGACTTTTTTCACCAATTAAATGTATTGTACCTTGCATGCCAAGCATTTTTATTTGTTTTTCCAACAATTTTTTCAATTTACCATCACCGACAATTATATATTCTACATTAGGATGCTCTTTAGTAAGACGTGCAACTGCATCAATACTATAGATAAGTCCTTTTTGTTCTACAAGCCGAGCTACAGTAATTATTTTTATTTTTCTTTTACTTCCAAATGATTTTTTGTATGGTACAAATTGATCACAGTTGATTGCCGAAGGCATAACTGTAATTTTTTCTATTGGGCAACCATATG
Coding sequences within:
- a CDS encoding glycosyltransferase gives rise to the protein MKTVLTILMLVPIFPKLSETFILNQITGLISRGHRVFIQAKIPGDITKMHSTVAKYDLINKTYYNTWPDMNSIDIVIAQTGMRGADFVAIKDVLGFKGKLVTFFRGVDVSRALCSHPKRYTNLFKKGDLFLSVCDFFRKRLVVHGCDLQKIVVHHSAIDCNLFSYKTKKLVSDESIRIITVARFVEKKGIEYALQAFAQVVKKYPNVEYHLVGDGPLEDKYKKIIQQLDIEESVIFHGMCTQQQVYDLLDHSHFFVLPSVTGVAGDQEGIPNVLKEAMACGLPVISTYHSGIPELVQHGVSGLLTKEKDSQALAEYMLYLVEHPECWPVMGAAGRQRVVEEFDKERVNDVLEQILYKLCC
- a CDS encoding glycosyltransferase — encoded protein: MIVTKFPYSLQTFIINQIEGLIERGHDLYILAEKNVDKKLPPQLMKYNFSGKVFFGNIPSGYKQFDIIYGQLASHGKRCLKLKQECGLNAKLVVSFRGYATTVFLKKNPHIYDDVFQQVDLCLPVCDYLKEYLISYGCPIEKITVMPSAINCDQFVPYKKSFGSKRKIKIITVARLVEQKGLIYSIDAVARLTKEHPNVEYIIVGDGKLKKLLEKQIKMLGMQGTIHLIGEKSHLEVGALLQSSDIFLLAPITSQNYAQEGIPNALKEAMACQLPVVSTFHAGIPEVVEHGISGFLVTEQNVFGLVDRLSYLISHPELWHIMGKAGREKILATYEKEMLNDKLEQIFLDLCSHII